The window CGCCGGCACGAAGCCGAGCAGGTTCTCCGGCATGAAGTGGTTGGTGGCGATCACCGGGACGGCCCGCTCGATCGCGGCCCAGACCACCGACCGGCCCACCGGGAAGTGGGACTGCACGTGCACGACGTCCGGGCGGAGCCGGTCGAGCAGCGGTCCGGCCACCCGGGCGGCTTGCCGGGGCGTGCTGAACCGGAACGTCGGGTGGAAGGGAGTCCGCCGGGATTTCACCCGGTGCACGGTGAGGACACCGTCGGCTGCGGTTCCCGGGGTGGCGGACTCGGCGGGGCAGAGCACGTGCACGTCGTGTCCGCGGGCCGCGAGGCCGCGGGCCAGCCGGTCGGCGAAGTTCGCGGCCCCGTTGACGTCCGGGGGGAAGGTGTCGGCGGCGAGCAGGATGCGCATGTCGGGTTCCCTAAGGTTGTCGTGTCTGGGGTTGACGCCCTGGATGCCCAGAGCGGTGGGGTGTAGCTGATGACGGTTTGCCTCTGTTGAGGCTCGAAAGGACTGGCTGCCCCACCGCGGCGGGACGCTCCGGCCGCTGATTGAGAGCTTGTTGCGGGTAGTCGCTGTTTAGGGATCTGTCGGCGGGGTGGTCCACGGGCGCAACGACTTCGACGGTCAGGAGCAGGTGAGTGAAGACTCGCCCGGTGGTTTGGGTCGGGATCGACGTCGGCAAGGCCACGCATCACGCGTGCGCCGTCGACGAGACCGGCAAGACGGTGTTCAGCCAGAAACTCGGCAACGACCAGGCCGCGATCGAGGCGTTGATCGCTCGCGCCGGCCAAGCCGGCGAACGGGTGCAGTGGGCGGTCGATCTGACCAGTCCGCTGGCGTTGCTGCTGATCACCGTTCTGCTGGCCGCCGAACAGGCCGTGACCTATGTGCCGGGCCGGGTGGTCAACACGATGACTCATGGATTCCGGGGCGAAGCCAAGACCGACGCCAAGGATGCGAAGGTGATCGCCGAAACCGCCCGCATGCGCCGTGACCTGACCCAGATCACGATGCCAGACGAACTGGTGGCCGGCCTGACCCAGCTGACCCGCTACCGCGCCGACCTGATGTCGGACCGGGTGGCCGGGATCAATCGGTTGCGCGACCTGCTCGGATCGATCTTCCCCGTGTTGGAAGCCGCGTTCGACTACTCGAGCCGGACCCCGTTGATCCTGGTCGCCGGGATGTGCACTCCCGGCGAGATCCGCAAGGCCGGAATCGATGGTGTTGCAACGCATTTGACCGAGAACGGGGCGTGGAAGCCGGGCATTGCCAAGACCGCGGCCGCGGCGATCGGCGCCGCTGAACGTCAAAGCCTGGCTCTGCCCGGCGAAGCTGACACTGCGATGCTGGTCAAGCGCATCGCGGCCAAGCTGCTCGACCTCGATCGCGAGATCAAGGACACTGACAAACTCATCACCTCCCGATTCCGGCAACACCCGTGGGCGGCCATCATCGAGTCCCTGCCCGGCATGGGCCCCGGCCTGGGCGCGGAGTTCCTCGTCGAAACCGGCGGTGACCTGTCTGGTTTCGCCAGCTCGGGCCGGTTGGCGTCCTATGCCGGCTTGGTTCCCGTTCCGCGTGACTCCGGCCGGGTCTCGGGCAACCTGCATCGACCTCGGCGCTACAACCGGCGCCTGCGCAGGGTGTTCTACATGGCCGCACTCTCGAGCCTCAGCTATTCCGAGGGGCCTTCGCGACGCTTCTATGACCGAAAACGCAGCGAACGCCAAGTCCATGCCCAGGCCTTGTTGGCCCTGGCCAGGCGGCTGGTCGACGTGCTGTGGGCTCTGCTGCGAGACGGACGCACATTCACCCCCACGCCGGTGCCGACGGCCGCCGCGGCTTGACACGGTCATTGAGAGTCCTTTCGGGGGCACGCGGATCGGGGATCGACCGCGCCAGGACGAGCACGCCGGCGACCGCGAGCCCAGCGAAGCCGGCCTGCGCGATCGCCGAAGCCGGGGTGGTGTGTGCGGCTTCGCCGTAACCGGCCAGGCCGATCACGACCGCGGTGAACGGGTCGATCACCGTGGTGACGGCGACGACCACGGCCGGTGGCCCGGCGGCGTAGGCCTGGTGGACCAGCCAGCCACCGGCCGTGATCAGCAGCAGTGACTCAGCGGCCAGGCCGAGGCCGGTCGCCGTGGCGAGGTCGTGGGTGGCGGCCCTGATCAGGGCCGAGCCGGTGCCGAACAGCACGGCCGCGGCGGTGGCCAGACCGACGCACCGCGCCCGCCCGTGGATCGACAGGGCCGCCGCGGCGACGGCGATCGCCGCCAGCGCGAAGAACTGGGTCGCACCCGGCTGGATCGCCCCGCCGGAGCCGGCGCCCGACCGGGCGGCCAGCACGACGAACCCGCCGACACCCAGGCAGACGCCGAGGACCGCGGGCCGGAACCGCCCGGTGACGACGACCAGGCCGAGCACGCCGATCGGCTGCACGACCGCGAGCGGCGCGAGCGACAGCGCGACGACGTGCAGCGAGCCGCCGACCACCGCGAGCACGGCCCCGGCCAGCCAGCGGCGGGACCGCAGCACGTGGCCCAGCGAGCGGACGCTGAGCGACTCCCCCGGGTTCCCGGACCGGACCGCGCTGTGCAGCCACCGCGCCGAACCGGCGAAACAGCACGCCCCGAGCGCCGCGAGGAGGATCGCCACCAGCGTCGTCATCGGGCCGGCCGCCGCACGGTGAGCGCCAGCACGACCACTAGCGCGAGTTCAGCGGCGAGCGCGAGCCGTTCCAGCAGGCCGGCCGGCAGCGACCGGGCGAACTGGGAGACCCCGAACGCGGCCGCCGTGACCACCCCGGCCGCCGCGGACCACCGGATCCGCCGCGCCGCCCGGTTCCAGCGCGGATTCCCGCGCAGCGACCGGGCCAGCAGCCAGCAGGCCGCCGGCAGGCAGGTGAAGTACACCGCGCCGCCGAACCAGTGGATGTCCCCCGGCACCGTCGGGTCGGCCGTGGACCGGTTGGCGGGGAAGACCGCGACCAGCGACAGGCCGGCGCACCACAGTCCGAAGAGGACCCGGACGGCGCGGCCGCGCGGCAGGTCCGCGTGGCCCATCGCGGCGATCACCGCCAGCCCGCCGGAGATCAGCAGGAGCACGGCCGCGACGAACAGGGGCGCGCCGGCGCCGTGGAACTCGTAGTCGCTCACCGGGTCCCGGATCGGATCGACCTGCCCGCCCAGCGCCGTGGTGAGATAGCCGACCACGACGAAGGCCGCGGCGACCGAAGCGATCGCCAGCCGGCTGAAGGCTTCGGCCCGCGGCATCCGGAGGGTTGTGGTCACTCCTCAACGATCCTGCGCCGGCCGCCTTCGGTCATCGACGCCAGCGGCTATCCGCGCTACCGGCTGGCCGCCATTCCCGGCTTCTGGCTACCCGGGCCGGGGGCCGGCTTCCGCGCTCTGCCGCCGTGGTCGTGAGTGAGAAACAGCGTTAGAACACTGTTTCTCACTCACGACCACCAGTCAGGCGTGCACCGCGGCGGCCGTCACCACGTGACCGGCAGGCTCCGCACGCCGTAGTTGGTGCCGTGCACGTCCATCGGTACCTCCTCCGGCGCCACCGCGAGCTTCAGGTCCGGGAAGCGCCGGAACAGCTGCGGCAGGATCGTCTTCAGCTCGGCGCGGGCGATGTTCTGCCCCAGGCACTGGTGCACGCCGTAGCCGAAGGCGAGGTGCCGGGTCATCGGGCGGTCGAAATCCGGGCTGTCCGGGGCGTCGAACGCCCGTGGGTCGCGGTTGGCGGCCGGCATGGCGACGACGACCAGATCACCGGCCGAGATCTGCTGCCCGCCGAGTTCGAGATCTTCCTTCGCGACGCGGCCGAGTCCGAATTGGACGATCGTCAGGTAGCGCAGCAGTTCTTCGACGGCCGGGCCGACCTTGGCCGAGTCGTCGACGAGCTGCGCGCTGCTCGGGGTGGGTCAGCGAGCTGCTCGTACTTGTCGGCGAGCGCGGCCCACACCAGTTCGGTCTTGTCGGCGAAGTGCAGGTAGATGGTGGGCGCGGCGACGCCGACCTCCTTGGCGACCGCGCGCATCGTCAGCTTCTCATGGTCGCCCCACTCGGCCAGCAGCCGGTTCACCGCCGCGAGGACGTCGGCCTTCAGCCGGTCCCCTTCACCACGCCGGCTCCGCGCCCGACCCGCCACCACGCACCTCCTGGGCTCCAGGCTAACGGCAGCCGGCGACCACGATCGGGAGTGCCGTCCGCCGGCGACCGGTAAAGTCGCCGACGTGTCCCAGTCGAGTGCAGCCGAGCCGAGCGCCAAGCCCCGGACGGGACCGTCCCGGCGGGACGCGAAGGAGAACCTCGCCCGGATCCTCGCCGCGGCGGCGGACGTCTTCGCCGAGCAGGGCTGCAACGCCACGCTGGCCGACGTCGCCAAGGCCGCGGACGTGGGTGTCGCGACGGTCTACCGGACGTTCGCGACGAAGGACGACCTCATCCACGAGGTGTACGAGCCGCAGTTCGCGCGGGCGGAGCAGCAGGCGCTCGACGCCAGCCGGCACCCGGACCCGTGGGCCGGGATCGCGGGGTTCCTCGAAGACTGCATCACGACCATCGCCCCCGACCGCGGCTTCCGGGAGCTGCTGAGCGGGTCCTACAGCGAAACGCTCGGCTGGTCGCGCCCCCGCACACCGCACCGGCTGGCGAAGCTGGTGGAGGACAGCCACAACCGGACCGGCAAGCACCTGGAAAACCTCGTCCGGCGAGCGCGGGAAGCCGGCCTGGTGCGCGACGACCTGGTGGCCGGGGATCTCCTGCTGCTGTCGATGGCGGTGCAGACCTCGGTCGAGTTCGGCGGGCCGAGCCACCCCCGCCTCTACCGGCGGATGATCGGGTTCCTCATGGACAGCCTGCAACCCGCGCGAGACGCTCCGACGCCGTTGCCGGAGCCCGGTCTGACCAACCGGCAGATCGCCGCCCTGGAGCGGCAACGGCGCAAGCGGATGTCCGGCTCCGCGGAAGCGTGACGTGGTCCCCGCCGCGGCGAGACGGCAGGGACCACCGGATCAGACGGCCGACGCGGCCGGTTCTGGTGGCGTACCCGCCGCACCGGCCATCGGGCGCCGGAGCATCTCGCTGTGCCATGCAGGAGCGTGATGTGGTCCCCGCCGTGGCAAGGCGGCAGGGACCACCGGGTCAGACGGCCGATGCCGCCTGCTTGATCAGGTCCGCTACCGCCGCCGGCTGGGACTCGTAGATCGCGTGGCTGCCGGCGACCTCCGTCACCGTCGCGCCCGCCCGTTCGGCCATCGCGCGCTGCGCGGGCGGCGGGATCATGTGGTCGTCGGTGGCGACGAGGTACCAGCTGGGCGTGACCCGCCACGCGGGCTCGCTGACCACGCCGGCGAGGGCGTCGACGCCCCACGGGACCTGCGAGTGGGCGAGGAACGCCGCCCGCTCCGCGGGGAGGTCACCGGCGAACGACGCGTGGAACTTCTCCTGGTCCAGGAACAGGAAACCGTCCTGCGGAGGCAGGATCGGCGGGACCGGCGCGCCGGGCGGCGGGTCGGCGATCAGCGTGTTCACCGACTCTCCCTTGTCCGGCGCGAAGGCGGCGATGTAGACGAGCGCGGCGACGCCGGAGTGGGTGCCGGCTTCGCTGATCACGGCGCCGCCGTAGGAGTGGCCGACCAGGACCGCGGGGCCGTCCTGCTGGTCGAGGATCTGCCGGGTGGCCGCCGCGTCCCCGTCCAGGGACAGGGTCGGGTTCTGCACGACGCTCACCGCGTAGCCGTCCCGGGCCAGCAGGTCGTGGACCGGCTGCCAGCCCGATCCGTCGACGAAACCACCGTGGACGAGGACGACGTTGCGCACACCTGTGCTCATGCGGATCTCCTGCTGCCGAAAGAGGACTCTGGGACGCGGGAACACTAGGACGGGCGGGCCGGACGTCGATTCGGTCAAATGACTGTCAGCCGTCGTCCAGGGTCGTCAGTGCGTCGCGCAACGTCGCCCGGGACGTCACGCCGAGTTTGGGGAACAGCTGGTACAGGTGCGCGCCGACGGTCCGCGGTGAGAGGAAGAGCTGTTCGCCGATCTGCTTGTTGGTGAGCCCGCCCGCGGCGAGCGTCGCGATCTGCCGTTGCTGGGGCGTCAGGACGACGTCCCCAAGGTCGGCTTGCTCGGGCCGCGCCCCGACGGCCCGGAGTTCGGCGCTCGCCCGCGCCGCCCACGGCTCGGCGCCCAGGCGTTCGAACCGCTCCCACGCGGCGGTGAGGGACGCGCGGGCCCGCGCGGTCGCCTTGGTCCGCCGGAGCCGTTCGCCGTGGTACAGCTCGGCCCGCGCCAGGTCGAACGGCCAGCGGTCCAGCCCCGGCGCGTCGAGCGCTTCGGCGAACAGGCGGCAGTCCTCCCCCTCCGGCGCGGCCAGGGCCGACGCGACGCGGGTGAGGAAGGCCAGGCGCGGCGAAAGCGTGCCGACGCCGGTGTCGCGCGCGGCGGCCGCGTGCGCCCTCGCCTCGGCGTGCCGGCCGGTGCGGTCCGCGGCTTCGACCAGGTCCAGCAGCGTCGCCAGCGCTTGCGGGACGTGGGAGGCGAACTCGCCCGCCGGGGTGATCGACGTGGCGAAGCGGTACGCGGCAGCGAAGTCACCCCGGCCGAGCGCGTCGAGCGTCCCGACCTGGAGTGCGTAGTTCCGGACGAGTCCCGAGTGCCGCGGCTCCGCCCAGCCGGTCATCTCCGCCACGGCCGCGCCGGCTCCGGCGTGGTCTCCCCGCGCGGCCGCGACCAGTGCGCGCAGGGCCCGGCCGTGCCACGCCTGGAGCTGGTACCCGTGCCGCGCGCAGAGGGTGAGACCTTCGTCCACGCGGGCGAGCACGTCGTCCCACTGTCCTTTGTGGAATGCGTCGGTGCCCAGCAGGAACAGCGCTTCGATGGCGGAGGCGATCGGGCCGCCGTCACGGCCGTAGCCGACGACGCGGGTGAGCGCGTCCCGGCACGACGGCAGCCGGTCCACAGAGGACGCGGCCAGGCCGACCCGGACGATGCGGGCGGGACTGACTTCGTGCTGCAGCCCGGTGATCGCGGCGTCCAGCCGGTCCAGCACCGACTCGGAGGCGCGCGCCGGATCGGCGAAAGTCACCTGCATGATCGCCAGCAGTTCCGGGGGACGGGGCCGCAGCCGCGCCAGCGCGGCGTGGAGCTCGTCCCACTGCTTCAGGTCTCCGCCGCCGAAAGCCGAGACCAGCAGGAGGTTGTACAGGGCTTCGAGGAGTGTCTTGTCGGAAGCGTCCGCCGGATCCGGCGCCGCCCGGACGGCGGCGGCGAGCCGGCGGTGCGCCTCCTCGATGGCGCCGTCGCGGTTGAGCAGGTGGTTCGCGCTCGCCAGGGCGAGGGCCAGGGACGGTTCGGTGGCGGCCTGCTGCGCGGATTCCAGCAGCCGTGCGGCGTCGCGCAGGTCGCCGGTGACGACCGTGCCGAGGTACGCGGCCTCGGCCAGCCTCGTGCTGCGTCCGGCCGGCGTCGGGCTCAGCTCGGCGGCGCGCAGCAACTCGCTGACGGCGTGTACGGGCGAACCGCGCCGGAAGTTCGCGTGCGCGGATTTCTGCAGGAGTGACGCGACGTGTTCGTCGGGCTCGGTCGCTGCTTCGGCGAGGTGCCAGGCGTGGCGTCCGGGGTGGTCGCGGTGCGCCTCGGCGAGCTGCCGGTGCACCCGCCGGCGGGCCGCCTCGCTCGCCTCGTGGACGACCGCGGCGCGGATGAGGGGATGGCTGAACGAGATCCGGTTGTGGTCGGCGTGGACCAGTCCCAGCCGCTCGGCGGCGGCGAGCGCGCCGGGCTCCGGCGTGACCGCCCGGAGCGTTCGCAGCTCGCCCGCCCCGTCCAGCGCCGCGACGAGGAGCAGTTCCCGGGCGCGGTCCGGGAGCCCGGCGATCCGCGTGGCGAACGCGTCATGCAGCCGTTGGGTCAGCGGCAGGACGGCCGGGAGCGCGCCCGCGCCGGAACGCTGCCGCTTGCTGAGCGTGGTGGGCAGTTCCAGCAGCGCCAGAGGGTTGCCCTTCGCTTCGTCGACGAGTCTTCGGCGCACGCGGGCGGGCATCGCGGGAAAGCGGTGTCCGAGCAACGCCATCGCCGCGTCGACGCCGAGCGCCGGCACGTCGCGGTGCGGAAGGCCGCCCACGTCCGGGAGATCGCGGGTGCGGGCCGCGGCGAGCACGCCGATCCGGGTCCCGGTCAGCCGGCGCGCGACGAAGCCGAGGATCTGTGCGCTCGCCCGGTCGATCCACGGCAGGTCGTCCACGACCAGCAGCACCGGGCCCGTCGCGGCGGCGTTGGTGAGCAGGGTCAACGCGGCGTGGGACACCGCCAGCTGGTTGGCCGTGGCGCCCCTGCCCAGGCCGAGCGCGACCGTCAGCGCCCTCGAGTGGACCGCGGGCAGCCTGCCGAGGTCGCCGGCGAACGGCTGCAGGAGCTTGCCGAGCGCGCCGAAGCTCACTTCGACGTCGAACTCCGCCCCGGCGATCCGCAGCACCGTGACGCCGGCCGTGCGCGCGTGCGCCGCGGCCGCGTCCAGCAACGCGGTCTTGCCGACGCCGGGCTCGCCGCGCAGCAGCAGCGCATTCCCGGACTCGGCGGCGCTGTCGACGAAGCGCAGCACGTGCGCGAGGTCGCCGTCGCGCCCGAACAGGTCCTCGCGGCTCACGTCTCGTCCTCGGGAAGCCGGCTCAGCGCATCCCGCAGGCCGGCCCGCGAGGTGACGCCGAGCTTCGGAAACGCCTGGTAGAGGTGCGTGCCCACGGTCCGCGCGGACAGGAACAGCCGCTGCGCGATCTGCTTGTTGGTCAGCCCCTCCGCGGCCAGCCGGACGATCGTGCGCTGCTGGGCGGTGAGCAGCTCCGGGCGATGCGGACCGGCCGGCCGCAGTTCGCGCTCGGCCCGGGCCAGCCAAGCTTCGGCCCCGAGCCCGGCGAAGATCTCGCGGGCGTGGTCCAGCTGCGTCCGCGCCTGCCGGTTCAGCCGGGCTCGCCGGAGCCGCTCGCCGTGGGCCAGCAGGACGCGCGCGTGCTCGTACGGCCACTGCCCCAAGTCCGACTGCGCCAGCACGGCTTCGAACCCGGGCATGGCCTCGTCGTCCGGGGCGGCCATCGCCGCGGCGGCGTGGACAAGCAGGCGGTAGCGCGGCGAGATCGCGTCCAGCCGGGCTTCGCGCGCGGCGGCGACGTGCGCCGCCGCTTCTTCGGGCCGGCCCGTGCGCGCCGCGGACTCGGTGAGGTCGAGGACGAACCACAGCGCGTGCGGAACGTGCGAGGCGAAGACGCCCGGCGGCGACACGGTGCTCGCGTGCCGGAACGCCGAGTCGTAGTCGCCGCGGCCGAGCGCGGCCAGCGTCCGGGCCTGCGCGGCCAGCCGGGTCACCAGCGTGGCGCCGCGCGGGGCGGCCCAGCCGACCATGCGGTTGGTGCGGTCGAGCACGGTGGCGTCCTCGCCCCGGCCGGCCGCGACCATCGCCTGCAGGTAGAGCCCGAGACAGCATAGGAGCTGGTAGCCGCCGTCGTCGGCCAGCCGGACGTGCTCGTCGGCGAGGACCTGGGCTTCGGCCCAGTCGCCGGCGTGGAACCGTTCCAGTCCCAGCAGGGTCAGCGTGTGCAGCTCGACGGTGGCCGCGTGACCGGCTTCCGGCCGGTTTCGCAGCCGCCGCAACGGTTCGCGGCACGCGGCCAGCCGGTCGACGAAGATGCCGGCCAGGCTGGTGCGCACCACGTCGATCGGCGCCACCCGGTCGTCCAGCGCCGCGATGGCCTCGTCCAGCTCGCCGAGCACGGGCAACGCCGCCCGGGCCGGGTC of the Amycolatopsis sp. NBC_01488 genome contains:
- a CDS encoding TetR/AcrR family transcriptional regulator, whose translation is MSQSSAAEPSAKPRTGPSRRDAKENLARILAAAADVFAEQGCNATLADVAKAADVGVATVYRTFATKDDLIHEVYEPQFARAEQQALDASRHPDPWAGIAGFLEDCITTIAPDRGFRELLSGSYSETLGWSRPRTPHRLAKLVEDSHNRTGKHLENLVRRAREAGLVRDDLVAGDLLLLSMAVQTSVEFGGPSHPRLYRRMIGFLMDSLQPARDAPTPLPEPGLTNRQIAALERQRRKRMSGSAEA
- a CDS encoding cytochrome P450 → MLRYLTIVQFGLGRVAKEDLELGGQQISAGDLVVVAMPAANRDPRAFDAPDSPDFDRPMTRHLAFGYGVHQCLGQNIARAELKTILPQLFRRFPDLKLAVAPEEVPMDVHGTNYGVRSLPVTW
- a CDS encoding alpha/beta fold hydrolase, which gives rise to MSTGVRNVVLVHGGFVDGSGWQPVHDLLARDGYAVSVVQNPTLSLDGDAAATRQILDQQDGPAVLVGHSYGGAVISEAGTHSGVAALVYIAAFAPDKGESVNTLIADPPPGAPVPPILPPQDGFLFLDQEKFHASFAGDLPAERAAFLAHSQVPWGVDALAGVVSEPAWRVTPSWYLVATDDHMIPPPAQRAMAERAGATVTEVAGSHAIYESQPAAVADLIKQAASAV
- a CDS encoding ATP-binding protein, translated to MSREDLFGRDGDLAHVLRFVDSAAESGNALLLRGEPGVGKTALLDAAAAHARTAGVTVLRIAGAEFDVEVSFGALGKLLQPFAGDLGRLPAVHSRALTVALGLGRGATANQLAVSHAALTLLTNAAATGPVLLVVDDLPWIDRASAQILGFVARRLTGTRIGVLAAARTRDLPDVGGLPHRDVPALGVDAAMALLGHRFPAMPARVRRRLVDEAKGNPLALLELPTTLSKRQRSGAGALPAVLPLTQRLHDAFATRIAGLPDRARELLLVAALDGAGELRTLRAVTPEPGALAAAERLGLVHADHNRISFSHPLIRAAVVHEASEAARRRVHRQLAEAHRDHPGRHAWHLAEAATEPDEHVASLLQKSAHANFRRGSPVHAVSELLRAAELSPTPAGRSTRLAEAAYLGTVVTGDLRDAARLLESAQQAATEPSLALALASANHLLNRDGAIEEAHRRLAAAVRAAPDPADASDKTLLEALYNLLLVSAFGGGDLKQWDELHAALARLRPRPPELLAIMQVTFADPARASESVLDRLDAAITGLQHEVSPARIVRVGLAASSVDRLPSCRDALTRVVGYGRDGGPIASAIEALFLLGTDAFHKGQWDDVLARVDEGLTLCARHGYQLQAWHGRALRALVAAARGDHAGAGAAVAEMTGWAEPRHSGLVRNYALQVGTLDALGRGDFAAAYRFATSITPAGEFASHVPQALATLLDLVEAADRTGRHAEARAHAAAARDTGVGTLSPRLAFLTRVASALAAPEGEDCRLFAEALDAPGLDRWPFDLARAELYHGERLRRTKATARARASLTAAWERFERLGAEPWAARASAELRAVGARPEQADLGDVVLTPQQRQIATLAAGGLTNKQIGEQLFLSPRTVGAHLYQLFPKLGVTSRATLRDALTTLDDG
- a CDS encoding DUF998 domain-containing protein; this encodes MTTTLRMPRAEAFSRLAIASVAAAFVVVGYLTTALGGQVDPIRDPVSDYEFHGAGAPLFVAAVLLLISGGLAVIAAMGHADLPRGRAVRVLFGLWCAGLSLVAVFPANRSTADPTVPGDIHWFGGAVYFTCLPAACWLLARSLRGNPRWNRAARRIRWSAAAGVVTAAAFGVSQFARSLPAGLLERLALAAELALVVVLALTVRRPAR
- a CDS encoding TetR/AcrR family transcriptional regulator; translation: MAGRARSRRGEGDRLKADVLAAVNRLLAEWGDHEKLTMRAVAKEVGVAAPTIYLHFADKTELVWAALADKYEQLADPPRAARSSSTTRPRSARPSKNCCAT
- a CDS encoding IS110 family transposase, with amino-acid sequence MKTRPVVWVGIDVGKATHHACAVDETGKTVFSQKLGNDQAAIEALIARAGQAGERVQWAVDLTSPLALLLITVLLAAEQAVTYVPGRVVNTMTHGFRGEAKTDAKDAKVIAETARMRRDLTQITMPDELVAGLTQLTRYRADLMSDRVAGINRLRDLLGSIFPVLEAAFDYSSRTPLILVAGMCTPGEIRKAGIDGVATHLTENGAWKPGIAKTAAAAIGAAERQSLALPGEADTAMLVKRIAAKLLDLDREIKDTDKLITSRFRQHPWAAIIESLPGMGPGLGAEFLVETGGDLSGFASSGRLASYAGLVPVPRDSGRVSGNLHRPRRYNRRLRRVFYMAALSSLSYSEGPSRRFYDRKRSERQVHAQALLALARRLVDVLWALLRDGRTFTPTPVPTAAAA